In a genomic window of Phyllostomus discolor isolate MPI-MPIP mPhyDis1 chromosome 5, mPhyDis1.pri.v3, whole genome shotgun sequence:
- the RPL5 gene encoding 60S ribosomal protein L5 isoform X1, producing MGFVKVVKNKAYFKRYQVKFRRRREGKTDYYARKRLVIQDKNKYNTPKYRMIVRVTNRDIICQIAYARIEGDMIVCAAYAHELPKYGVKVGLTNYAAAYCTGLLLARRLLNRFGMDKIYEGQVEVTGDEYNVESIDGQPGAFTCYLDAGLARTTTGNKVFGALKGAVDGGLSIPHSTKRFPGYDSESKEFNAEVHRKHIMGQNVADYMRYLMEEDEDAYKKQFSQYIKNNVTPDMMEDMYKKAHAAIRENPVYEKKPKKEVKKKRWNRPKMSLAQKKDRVAQKKASFLRAQERAAES from the exons CTATGCCCGGAAACGCTTGGTAATTCAGGATAAAAATAAGTACAACACACCCAAATACAGGATGATAGTCCGTGTAACCAACAGAGATATCATCTGTCAG ATTGCTTATGCTCGTATAGAAGGAGATATGATAGTTTGTGCAGCTTATGCTCATGAACTCCCAAAGTATGGTGTGAAGGTCGGCCTGACAAATTATGCTGCAGCATACTGTACTGGCCTGCTGTTGGCCCGAAGG CTTCTCAATAGGTTTGGCatggacaaaatatatgaaggCCAAGTGGAGGTGACTGGAGATGAATACAATGTGGAAAGCATCGATGGTCAGCCAGGTGCCTTCACCTGCTATTTGGATGCAGGGCTTGCCAGAACTACTACTGGAAATAAAGTGTTTGGGGCCCTGAAGGGAGCTGTGGATGGAGGCTTGTCTATTCCCCACAG TACCAAACGATTCCCTGGTTATGATTCAGAAAGCAAGGAATTCAATGCGGAAGTGCACCGGAAACACATCATGGGTCAGAATGTGGCAGATTACATGCGCTACCTAATGGAAGAAGACGAAGATGCTTACAAGAAACAATTCTCTCAATACATAAAGAACAATGTGACTCCAGACATg ATGGAGGACATGTATAAGAAGGCTCATGCTGCTATACGAGAGAATCCAGTCTATGAGAAGAAGCctaagaaagaagttaaaaagaaGAG GTGGAATCGTCCCAAAATGTCTCTTGCACAGAAGAAAGATCGAGTAGCTCAGAAGAAAGCAAGCTTCCTGAGAGCTCAGGAACGAGCTGCTGAGAGCTAA
- the RPL5 gene encoding 60S ribosomal protein L5 isoform X2, which translates to MGFVKVVKNKAYFKRYQVKFRRRREGKTDYYARKRLVIQDKNKYNTPKYRMIVRVTNRDIICQIAYARIEGDMIVCAAYAHELPKYGVKVGLTNYAAAYCTGLLLARRLLNRFGMDKIYEGQVEVTGDEYNVESIDGQPGAFTCYLDAGLARTTTGNKVFGALKGAVDGGLSIPHSTKRFPGYDSESKEFNAEVHRKHIMGQNVADYMRYLMEEDEDAYKKQFSQYIKNNVTPDMEDMYKKAHAAIRENPVYEKKPKKEVKKKRWNRPKMSLAQKKDRVAQKKASFLRAQERAAES; encoded by the exons CTATGCCCGGAAACGCTTGGTAATTCAGGATAAAAATAAGTACAACACACCCAAATACAGGATGATAGTCCGTGTAACCAACAGAGATATCATCTGTCAG ATTGCTTATGCTCGTATAGAAGGAGATATGATAGTTTGTGCAGCTTATGCTCATGAACTCCCAAAGTATGGTGTGAAGGTCGGCCTGACAAATTATGCTGCAGCATACTGTACTGGCCTGCTGTTGGCCCGAAGG CTTCTCAATAGGTTTGGCatggacaaaatatatgaaggCCAAGTGGAGGTGACTGGAGATGAATACAATGTGGAAAGCATCGATGGTCAGCCAGGTGCCTTCACCTGCTATTTGGATGCAGGGCTTGCCAGAACTACTACTGGAAATAAAGTGTTTGGGGCCCTGAAGGGAGCTGTGGATGGAGGCTTGTCTATTCCCCACAG TACCAAACGATTCCCTGGTTATGATTCAGAAAGCAAGGAATTCAATGCGGAAGTGCACCGGAAACACATCATGGGTCAGAATGTGGCAGATTACATGCGCTACCTAATGGAAGAAGACGAAGATGCTTACAAGAAACAATTCTCTCAATACATAAAGAACAATGTGACTCCAGACATg GAGGACATGTATAAGAAGGCTCATGCTGCTATACGAGAGAATCCAGTCTATGAGAAGAAGCctaagaaagaagttaaaaagaaGAG GTGGAATCGTCCCAAAATGTCTCTTGCACAGAAGAAAGATCGAGTAGCTCAGAAGAAAGCAAGCTTCCTGAGAGCTCAGGAACGAGCTGCTGAGAGCTAA